TGGCGGGAGCTGGGCGCGCTCTACCATCTGTCCTTGGAGGACCCCGGCAACGGCGTGCGCCGTCGGCTCACCGCCGGCGGGGAGTCGGTGAGCCTGGAGGACGTGGCCCCCTCCGGCGAGCATCTGCTGGTCCGAAAGGACATCTACGACGCGACCAGCTGGCCCTTCACCCGGGCAGATCTCTATGAGATGGATCTGGCGACCCTGGAACCGCGCAAGCTCCAGCGGGTGACCTGGTTCGGCTCGGCCCGCTACAGCCCGGACGGTGATCAGATCCTCATCGACGCCGGACCGTCGGGCTTCGGAGAGGACGGTCGGGACACCACCCTCGGCGAGGGTCCGGTGAATGAGTATGACTCGCAGCTCTATCTCCTCGACCGGGGGACACTGGCGGTGGATCCCATCAGCCGCGACTTCGATCCGTCGGTCTTGACCTCGGCGTGGACGGCGGCGGGCGACGTCGTGGTCCACGCTCAGGATCAGGACCGGGCTCAGCTCTTCGTCTATCGTTCCGCGGAGCGGCGATTCGATGCGTTGGAGACCGGAGTGGACGTGGTCCAAGGATTCGCCGTGGCGCGGCAGAGCGGCGCGGTAGCCTACCGCGGCAGCTCGCCGCAGAAGCCGGAGCGGGTGTTACTGCACCCCGGGACGACGGACGGTGAAGCCCAGCTGCTCTTCCGGTTGAGCCCGGAGCGCTATGAGGACGTGAAACTGGGGCGGGTGGAAGATTGGGATTTCGACAGTGAGGAGGCCGGCACCATCGTGGGGCGGGTTTATTATCCGCCGGATTTCGATCCCCAGAAGCGCTATCCGCTCTTGGTCTATTACTACGGCGGCGCCCTGCCGACGGACCGCACTTTCGGCGGGCGCTATCCGAAGGAGGTGTGGGCCGCCAACGGCTACGTGGTCTATGTGCTCCAGCCCAGCGGCGCCACGGGCTTCGGGCAGGATTTTTCCACCCGCCATGTGAACGATTGGGGCATCACGGTGGCGGACGAGATCATCGAGGGGACGCGGCGGTTCTTGGATGCCCACGAGTTTGTGGATCCGGAGCGGGTAGGCTGCCTGGGTGCCTCCTACGGCGGCTTCATGACCATGCTGCTGCAGACCCGAACGGATTTGTTCAGCGCCGCCGTCGCCCACGCCGGCATCAGCTCCATCGCCGGGTATTGGGGGCAAGGCTGGTGGGGGTATCTGTACAGCGCCGTGGCGGCGGCGGAGAGCTATCCGTGGAACAACCCGGAGCTCTTCGTGGGGCAGAGCCCGCTCTTCGCGGCGGACAAGATCAACACCCCGCTGCTCCTCCTCCACGGTGATGCCGACACCAACGTGCCGCCGGGGCAGAGTCATCAGCTCTACACGGCCTTGAAGATTCTGGGCAAGGAGGTGGAGCTGCTGACCTTCGACGGCGAAAACCACCGCATCATGGACCGCGACCGCCGCGAGCTCTGGAGCCGTGCCATCATCGCGTGGTTCGACCGCTACCTCAAAGACCAGCCCGAATACTGGGAGCACCTCATGGGCACCGAGGAGGAGCCCAAGGGATAGCCTCGGTGCCGCTGGGCGCGGCAAGGTAGTTGCCAGAGATCCGCAGTTGGTACCCACTTGTTGGATTCTTCCTGGGAGCGCCGCCATCTTGCCGGCCTCTGGGGGGCTCTGAGCGAGGGACCGTTCTCGCGGCTGGTGGGGAATGGTGGTGCGGGCGTTGGTGAGGAAGCGATCGGGGGTGGTGCCGTGCTCGGGGACGGGGCGGGCGAGGTCTAAAGA
Above is a window of Acidobacteriota bacterium DNA encoding:
- a CDS encoding S9 family peptidase, producing the protein ATTSPEPPQPRREPPTPTRTTWHLAPVRLFLDGEQVAQRSRSTGGDDNGEAEDEQDGMEPLKAKLSLTPGKHLLLVMAVLEPGNQDSQPLKTTLSAPEGVVTTSLEAQRSLALEDVLDVTTVENLALSADGSHLAVTLTRPAAPSPDSETWVEIRDAEGRVVSTLRGGEGSLVWAPEGLRYGYVVRDEEEADLWIAEVGGETRRVLEDVERFTGYVWMPDGSGLIYGQSDEQEEDERSFKRYRGPNDRWPGWRELGALYHLSLEDPGNGVRRRLTAGGESVSLEDVAPSGEHLLVRKDIYDATSWPFTRADLYEMDLATLEPRKLQRVTWFGSARYSPDGDQILIDAGPSGFGEDGRDTTLGEGPVNEYDSQLYLLDRGTLAVDPISRDFDPSVLTSAWTAAGDVVVHAQDQDRAQLFVYRSAERRFDALETGVDVVQGFAVARQSGAVAYRGSSPQKPERVLLHPGTTDGEAQLLFRLSPERYEDVKLGRVEDWDFDSEEAGTIVGRVYYPPDFDPQKRYPLLVYYYGGALPTDRTFGGRYPKEVWAANGYVVYVLQPSGATGFGQDFSTRHVNDWGITVADEIIEGTRRFLDAHEFVDPERVGCLGASYGGFMTMLLQTRTDLFSAAVAHAGISSIAGYWGQGWWGYLYSAVAAAESYPWNNPELFVGQSPLFAADKINTPLLLLHGDADTNVPPGQSHQLYTALKILGKEVELLTFDGENHRIMDRDRRELWSRAIIAWFDRYLKDQPEYWEHLMGTEEEPKG